From a region of the Bradyrhizobium diazoefficiens genome:
- a CDS encoding lipopolysaccharide biosynthesis protein: protein MVAVGAHVGVPLSKNSIAIGAAWIGVSRLVVASLGFVNTLVLARMLTPADFGLVAVATAIIAILTSMTELSLTSALIHHEDPTEDQFHAVWTLSLARACLLALLLSLLAYPVSLSYGDDRLIPILLVLSCSIAISGLRNPMLAMMQRRLVFWQEFVTSSSRALATILVSSGIAICFRSFWALIAGAVVANLVDVIASYLIQPFRPRFRIRGSRSLWSFSVWLSLGQAVSTLNWRFDQIVIGYFLGKSILGGYVLGGDLAATPTREATNPLAGTLFPAFVKLRDDKAALQRAYLSAQSMLCVIAFPAGFGFALIADQFVPLALGQAWAGATIVIQLLGGAIALHTLSATVQPLGLALGQTRRLFHRDVAILIVRLPVIVAGLWVGGLLGLLIARVAVTLGGIVYNMVLVRELIETSVSRQFLVNLRTALATCTMMIVGYLADWAFVTSFGHDSHAYVRLIAVVLLSALAYVGSLFGFWRAAGSPTGPELESLRIIGAIANRFGKLGNVNDSRAVG from the coding sequence ATGGTCGCAGTTGGTGCGCATGTGGGGGTCCCTTTGTCGAAGAATTCAATCGCCATCGGAGCTGCCTGGATCGGCGTGAGCCGGCTGGTGGTCGCCAGTCTCGGCTTCGTGAACACGCTCGTATTGGCGAGGATGCTCACGCCGGCAGATTTCGGCCTGGTCGCCGTCGCGACGGCCATCATCGCTATTCTGACCTCAATGACCGAACTGTCCCTGACGTCGGCACTCATTCATCATGAGGACCCAACTGAAGATCAATTCCATGCCGTGTGGACGTTGAGCCTGGCTCGCGCTTGCTTGCTCGCACTTTTGCTGTCGCTGCTCGCTTATCCGGTGTCGCTGTCCTACGGCGACGACCGTCTGATTCCGATCCTGTTGGTTCTGAGCTGTTCGATTGCGATATCCGGCCTTCGAAATCCAATGCTTGCAATGATGCAGCGTCGGCTCGTCTTCTGGCAGGAATTCGTGACAAGCAGCAGCCGGGCGCTCGCAACCATCCTGGTCTCTTCCGGAATCGCCATTTGCTTCAGGAGCTTCTGGGCGCTGATCGCTGGAGCCGTCGTCGCCAACCTCGTCGACGTCATCGCCTCCTATCTGATTCAACCGTTCCGGCCAAGATTCCGGATAAGGGGCAGCCGCTCCCTATGGTCGTTCTCTGTGTGGCTATCGCTCGGACAGGCCGTCAGCACGCTGAACTGGCGTTTCGACCAGATCGTCATCGGATATTTTCTCGGCAAATCCATCTTGGGCGGATATGTGCTGGGCGGTGACCTGGCCGCCACGCCGACAAGAGAAGCCACAAACCCGCTCGCTGGAACGTTGTTTCCTGCGTTCGTGAAGCTGAGGGACGACAAGGCCGCCCTTCAGCGAGCTTATCTGTCAGCGCAATCAATGCTGTGTGTGATCGCGTTTCCAGCGGGGTTCGGCTTCGCGTTGATCGCCGACCAATTCGTGCCGCTCGCGCTAGGTCAGGCCTGGGCCGGCGCGACAATCGTGATTCAGCTTCTCGGTGGTGCAATTGCGTTGCATACGCTCAGCGCGACCGTCCAACCCCTTGGTCTGGCCCTGGGACAGACCCGTAGGTTATTTCATCGCGACGTTGCGATCCTGATCGTGAGGCTGCCTGTCATCGTTGCCGGCTTGTGGGTCGGAGGGCTACTTGGCCTGCTGATCGCTCGCGTGGCGGTTACGCTCGGCGGTATCGTCTACAACATGGTTCTGGTCCGCGAACTGATCGAGACGTCTGTCTCCCGGCAATTTCTGGTGAATCTCAGGACGGCTTTAGCCACCTGCACGATGATGATCGTCGGCTATCTGGCGGATTGGGCTTTCGTCACATCTTTTGGCCATGACTCTCACGCCTATGTTCGGTTGATCGCGGTTGTTCTCTTGAGTGCTCTTGCCTATGTCGGATCACTGTTTGGATTCTGGCGCGCGGCAGGCTCGCCGACCGGGCCCGAGCTCGAGAGTCTGCGAATCATCGGCGCAATCGCCAACAGGTTTGGGAAGCTGGGAAATGTCAACGATAGCCGCGCAGTCGGGTGA
- a CDS encoding GDP-mannose 4,6-dehydratase, translating into MNERSKRRVALITGVTGQDGSYLAKHLLRLGYTVHGIKRRSSLTPRAPIALRENCSTSTGWRSWARAPRQVRCDEHICLS; encoded by the coding sequence ATGAATGAAAGGTCCAAGCGGCGCGTCGCGCTGATTACGGGTGTCACCGGTCAGGACGGCAGCTATCTCGCCAAGCATCTGCTCCGCCTGGGCTACACCGTTCACGGCATCAAGCGGCGGTCGTCCTTGACACCTCGCGCCCCGATTGCACTCCGCGAAAATTGCTCGACGTCAACCGGCTGGCGAAGCTGGGCTCGCGCTCCCCGACAGGTTCGTTGCGATGAACACATTTGCCTGTCTTAA
- a CDS encoding polysaccharide pyruvyl transferase family protein → MAVNPMKDSRTLITELQSEIDRVIGPHLEGVENFALVDFPNHPNVGDSAIWLGEETYLQKKLGRAPSYVCTYDTWAKEDFERAVPVGPILIHGGGNFGDLWPSHQEFRLRLLSEFPDRQIIQLPQTIHFSSKESLKRAADVINSHKRFLILVRDTQSLNVARKEFSARVELCPDMAFCLGSQISRAEITRKLLLLLRTDHEKVERTRSRPLPSFAVVEDWLTEQRGLGKWLFLKALLKTSLLVFKGRMPSELDARIRWFHLLASNRVTRGMNQVGSSAYVITDRLHTHIFCVLLNVPHSVLDNNYGKISTFVDAWSKPFEKLSRPLSTTVDEAIATFLHVCKAGPAPSAHTDQTCSKSEATD, encoded by the coding sequence ATGGCCGTAAATCCTATGAAGGATTCCCGTACTCTCATCACTGAGTTGCAGAGCGAGATCGACAGGGTCATCGGGCCCCATCTGGAAGGCGTCGAAAACTTTGCGCTGGTTGACTTCCCAAACCATCCAAATGTGGGAGACAGCGCCATATGGTTGGGTGAAGAAACCTATCTGCAGAAGAAGCTGGGTAGAGCGCCGTCCTACGTGTGTACCTATGATACCTGGGCGAAGGAGGATTTTGAACGAGCCGTTCCTGTCGGACCTATCCTCATCCATGGCGGAGGCAATTTCGGTGACTTGTGGCCAAGTCATCAGGAATTTCGTCTGAGGCTTCTGTCGGAGTTTCCGGACCGTCAGATCATCCAATTGCCGCAAACAATACACTTCTCCTCGAAGGAAAGCCTGAAGCGCGCCGCGGACGTCATCAACTCCCACAAAAGATTCCTGATTCTGGTCCGAGACACGCAAAGTTTGAACGTCGCGAGAAAGGAATTCTCGGCGCGCGTCGAACTCTGTCCGGACATGGCATTCTGTCTAGGGTCGCAGATCTCGCGAGCGGAAATAACGAGGAAATTGTTGCTGCTGCTTCGAACTGATCACGAGAAGGTCGAGCGGACGCGGTCTCGTCCGCTTCCGAGCTTTGCCGTCGTTGAGGACTGGCTGACGGAACAGCGGGGCTTGGGAAAGTGGTTATTTCTCAAGGCGCTGCTCAAGACGTCCCTTCTCGTGTTCAAAGGGAGGATGCCGTCCGAGCTCGACGCGCGCATTCGTTGGTTTCACCTCCTGGCGTCCAACCGTGTCACACGTGGAATGAATCAAGTCGGATCGTCGGCCTACGTGATCACGGACCGGCTTCACACGCACATCTTTTGTGTGTTGCTGAATGTTCCGCACTCGGTCCTTGACAACAATTATGGGAAGATCAGCACGTTTGTCGATGCCTGGAGCAAGCCGTTCGAAAAGTTGAGCCGGCCATTGAGCACGACTGTTGACGAGGCCATCGCTACCTTTTTGCATGTTTGCAAGGCAGGTCCAGCGCCGAGCGCGCACACAGATCAGACATGCTCAAAATCAGAAGCGACGGACTGA
- a CDS encoding glycosyltransferase family 25 protein — MGSNLRIVVISLADSPRRERAATNLDALDIPWTFFDALRVPAEGLPQYDEALAIRFWGRGLSRAEIGCAASHMSVMAKLAASDSDASWTLVVEDDVVLDAGFSFRSLPAICNAADIGYLRLYGRHMAPCRHVAWLDQRELVRFERAPMGTQAYLISSRAAGRFIDSVTTIHRPVDWEMDRFWANGLYNYALFPFPCLELTLASSIQKAAESAREPTAVDRAVWFAWKSKEYVLRLSENIRLGRSDRRIRSRLAGVTSFQGSMPKTIGTIESV, encoded by the coding sequence ATGGGCAGCAATCTCAGAATTGTGGTGATTAGTTTGGCCGATTCCCCGCGCCGCGAGCGTGCAGCCACGAACCTGGATGCGCTTGATATACCGTGGACCTTCTTTGACGCCTTGAGAGTGCCAGCCGAGGGGCTCCCACAATATGATGAAGCACTGGCCATTCGCTTTTGGGGCAGAGGCCTTTCGAGAGCCGAGATCGGCTGCGCTGCAAGCCATATGAGTGTCATGGCAAAACTGGCCGCATCAGACTCCGACGCTTCTTGGACACTTGTGGTGGAAGACGACGTCGTGCTTGATGCCGGATTCAGCTTTCGATCGCTTCCGGCTATCTGCAACGCTGCCGACATCGGCTATCTCCGGCTGTACGGGCGACACATGGCGCCGTGCAGGCACGTGGCCTGGCTGGATCAGCGGGAGTTGGTGCGGTTTGAGCGCGCGCCAATGGGCACGCAGGCGTATCTGATCTCCAGCCGAGCAGCGGGTCGATTCATCGACAGCGTGACGACGATCCATCGGCCGGTCGACTGGGAGATGGACCGTTTCTGGGCAAATGGCCTCTACAACTATGCGTTGTTTCCGTTCCCGTGCCTGGAGCTGACGCTTGCATCGTCGATCCAAAAGGCCGCGGAGTCGGCTCGCGAACCTACCGCAGTCGACAGAGCGGTCTGGTTTGCGTGGAAATCAAAGGAATACGTTCTGCGCTTGTCGGAAAATATCCGTCTTGGCCGGTCCGACAGGCGTATTCGCAGCCGCCTTGCCGGTGTCACCAGTTTTCAGGGATCGATGCCTAAGACGATTGGCACGATCGAAAGCGTGTGA
- a CDS encoding glycosyltransferase encodes MKISIVITVYNYERYVGLAIDSALNQTRPADEIIVVDDGSIDGSRQIIAGYVDRIRAIFQANQGNIAAFEAGYREATGDVLMFLDADDVLMPKAVENVVAHWNEGVSKVQFNLEIIDGAGTPLGRSFCAFPRSYTSDDVRAEFVQSGTYVWPVMSGNAYSREFLRQVIPLNPPVGYDGALNTIAPLYGDVVTVQAILGQYRLHGRNISRNDAKGRAQRFPDFPRQIGFRVREFEILKAHCDRKSVHLKAARPIDNEIAFINYRLASRKLGLSYVGQDADTSSSLLCRGVWLSLAKTPRWRAAASHIVWFTALFLSPSWLAYRLIMLRFNRAELLRPLQRFGSVIRRRHA; translated from the coding sequence TTGAAGATCAGTATCGTCATAACGGTCTACAATTACGAACGCTACGTCGGATTGGCAATCGACAGCGCGTTGAATCAAACGCGTCCGGCGGATGAAATCATTGTTGTCGACGACGGCTCGATCGACGGTTCCCGCCAGATCATCGCCGGTTATGTTGACAGGATTCGAGCCATATTTCAGGCAAATCAAGGCAACATCGCAGCATTCGAGGCTGGGTATCGCGAGGCGACAGGCGACGTGTTGATGTTCCTCGATGCGGACGACGTCCTGATGCCGAAGGCGGTCGAAAACGTCGTCGCACACTGGAACGAGGGTGTCTCGAAAGTTCAATTCAATCTGGAAATCATCGATGGCGCCGGGACGCCACTTGGGCGTTCGTTTTGTGCGTTTCCCAGGTCCTACACGTCAGACGACGTGCGCGCAGAGTTTGTCCAGTCGGGAACGTATGTCTGGCCGGTCATGTCGGGAAACGCTTATTCCCGGGAGTTTCTTCGCCAAGTCATCCCTCTCAATCCGCCGGTCGGATACGACGGTGCCCTCAACACGATCGCGCCCCTCTACGGGGATGTTGTCACGGTGCAGGCAATCTTGGGGCAATATCGGCTTCATGGCAGAAATATCAGTCGGAATGACGCGAAGGGCCGCGCGCAACGCTTTCCCGATTTCCCCAGGCAGATCGGGTTTCGCGTCAGGGAGTTCGAGATCCTGAAGGCGCATTGCGACAGGAAGTCGGTGCACTTGAAGGCTGCGAGGCCGATCGATAATGAGATCGCCTTTATCAACTATCGCCTCGCGTCACGTAAATTGGGATTGAGCTACGTCGGCCAGGACGCGGACACATCCAGTTCGCTTCTGTGCCGTGGTGTATGGCTTTCCCTGGCCAAGACACCCCGATGGCGCGCCGCCGCGTCTCATATCGTTTGGTTTACTGCGCTATTCTTGAGCCCCTCCTGGCTTGCATACCGGCTGATCATGCTCCGGTTCAACAGAGCCGAACTCCTAAGGCCGCTCCAGAGGTTCGGCAGCGTCATCCGACGCAGGCACGCCTGA